In a single window of the Niabella ginsenosidivorans genome:
- a CDS encoding ABC transporter ATP-binding protein: MAKPFTKTLSLVNIVRQLWPFVRPYRSMVLGTLTLTLIGSLAAQVNPLILKYTVDHVDALLQQSNPMQEGTRLLLLISVVLFAKEIVNIFIQFGQKYYGEKIRINVSNSLSEVAIHRILSYGMGFYAAPENQSGRLQTRIDRGVESLTKLVQNFFIDILPLFSNAILALIIMYMANIYVGLVATIILPAYFYVSSRQAKKLQGVRRQLRKGRENKNNGLLNLIDSITVIKSFVRESYEEKKQLEIQEQLTQDQLYTRKTNFRYDGVKSFIEQIGVVLIIILTTYLVLNHQISIGAIMLHIMLFNNVSAPIRQLHRIYDDVNDSLIYAEAFFQILDAAEEAEQSGTYREAVTKGNFEMQHVSFTYPNGTQALHDVSLKITGGKTTALVGLSGAGKSTILSLLNKFYSPDNGSILLDGVDLNEYDNQLLRDEIGLVLQKNHIFKGSVEDNIRYGKINATENEIITAAKKAYLHDQIMELPLQYKSDAQLLSGGQQQRIAIARLFLKDPPIIFLDEPTASLDAIATEQIKNSLDAIKKNRTVVIISHSISQIVDADRIYVLKQGKVVEQGTHEELVEKAGPYKEIFDAAARSLNLARIAQSIS, encoded by the coding sequence ATGGCGAAGCCTTTCACAAAAACGCTCAGCTTAGTAAATATTGTCCGGCAGCTTTGGCCCTTTGTAAGGCCCTACCGTTCTATGGTGTTAGGCACACTGACGCTTACGCTAATTGGTTCGCTGGCTGCACAGGTAAATCCGCTTATTTTAAAATATACAGTAGACCATGTAGATGCGCTTTTACAACAAAGTAACCCTATGCAGGAGGGTACGCGGTTGCTGCTGCTGATCTCGGTTGTTCTTTTTGCAAAGGAGATTGTCAATATCTTTATCCAGTTCGGGCAGAAATATTATGGGGAAAAGATCCGCATCAATGTAAGCAACAGCCTTTCGGAGGTTGCTATTCACCGCATCCTTTCTTATGGAATGGGCTTTTATGCAGCACCCGAAAATCAATCCGGACGGCTGCAGACAAGGATCGACCGGGGCGTGGAAAGTCTTACCAAGCTGGTACAGAATTTCTTTATTGATATTCTTCCGTTGTTCTCGAATGCCATCCTGGCGCTGATCATTATGTACATGGCCAATATATACGTTGGCCTGGTTGCCACCATTATTTTACCCGCCTACTTTTATGTAAGCAGCCGTCAGGCAAAAAAACTGCAGGGAGTGCGCCGCCAGCTCAGGAAAGGGCGGGAAAACAAAAATAACGGTCTTTTAAACCTGATCGATTCTATTACCGTTATCAAAAGCTTTGTACGCGAATCTTACGAAGAAAAAAAACAGCTGGAAATACAGGAGCAGCTTACACAGGACCAGTTATACACGCGTAAGACCAACTTTCGTTATGATGGTGTAAAATCATTTATAGAGCAGATCGGTGTAGTGCTGATCATTATCCTTACCACCTATCTTGTATTGAACCATCAGATAAGCATTGGCGCCATCATGCTGCACATTATGCTCTTCAATAATGTATCAGCCCCGATTCGCCAGTTGCACAGGATCTATGATGATGTTAACGACTCGCTGATCTATGCAGAAGCTTTTTTCCAGATACTGGATGCCGCAGAAGAAGCAGAGCAATCAGGCACTTACCGGGAAGCCGTCACAAAAGGCAACTTTGAAATGCAGCACGTCAGTTTTACCTATCCGAATGGCACACAGGCCTTGCATGATGTCAGCTTAAAAATAACAGGCGGCAAAACGACGGCCTTAGTAGGCTTGAGCGGGGCAGGGAAAAGTACCATCCTTAGCCTGCTGAATAAATTCTATTCGCCGGATAATGGCAGCATTCTGCTGGATGGGGTTGACCTGAATGAATATGACAACCAGTTATTAAGAGATGAAATCGGTTTGGTGCTGCAGAAAAATCACATTTTTAAGGGATCAGTTGAAGACAACATCCGCTACGGGAAAATAAATGCTACGGAAAATGAGATCATTACAGCTGCAAAAAAGGCGTACCTGCACGATCAGATCATGGAATTGCCGTTACAATATAAAAGTGATGCACAGTTATTGAGCGGCGGCCAACAGCAGCGCATTGCAATTGCCCGCTTATTCCTGAAAGATCCGCCAATCATTTTTTTAGACGAGCCAACCGCCAGTTTAGATGCTATTGCTACGGAGCAGATCAAAAACAGTCTTGACGCCATAAAGAAAAACCGCACAGTCGTAATTATTTCCCATTCTATTTCCCAAATTGTAGACGCAGACAGGATCTACGTACTGAAACAGGGCAAAGTAGTGGAGCAGGGCACCCATGAAGAATTGGTTGAAAAAGCAGGCCCGTATAAAGAGATCTTTGATGCAGCAGCCAGAAGCCTGAACCTGGCGCGTATTGCCCAGTCTATCAGTTAA